The genomic interval CTACTAAAAAGTTAATACAATTACAAAAATGTTTGTGGGAGAACAtttgaacagtgtgtttactttCCCTTTATCCTACCCAGCAATTGACAGGAAGTTAACCTAAAAATATGATTTCATACTAAAAGGTTCTCCACCTTTCTTTTCCATTagaaaaaacacaaacaaaataagCAGTTGATGAGTTAGGCTTTGACGAGAAGCACCATATGATCCTCAGGGAATGTCCATGTCTCCGTTAGAGGCCTGAGAGAGacgcctctcttttctctctccttcacacccCGACCCTGCACTGCTGCTGTTGTCCACGTTTTCCTTGCTTTCCTCGTCTGGCTCCTCAGACCTCTGTCTCAGACGCAGACCTGGATCTCTCTGGGATGGGATCTGGAAGCTGGAGAAAGAGCCCCCCCCTGATGGTCTCTTCTCTAGAACCATGGGAGGGAGATCAGGAGACAacaacaaacatttattttaacatATATGGCACTGAAGAAACAATGTCATCAAAGAAAACCAGGGTTGTCTGCAGCTAAAATATCAGTCACCCCCTGAAATGTAATTGGTCTAACTTGAAGCTGTCTAACTTTGGCAAAGATAGGAGACAGATCCATGTGATTCTGTGTCTGCCATGCAGGGAGAGTGGTGGCATGTCACCTGGTAAGGGTGACATGTAGAGTAGAGCCAGGGGGTTTCAGTTCAAAATATGATTAAGATCAATAAAATAGAAATGCACGAACGCGTCTTGTCTACACTATGTTTGAGGATGACGTCTTCTAAAATGAGCTTGACAAACCCCAGCTGCTACCACCGTGAGAAAGAGGGACCTTTAGCATACTATACACCTACTACTGTAGGTCTTATCCACTACATGCTCTTTGTGCATAGTTAAAAGCCACCCAAACCACAAGGAAATGTAGGCTTATTCTAGTGACTTGATTGCATAAATCATGGCTGAGCATTTAGCAGCAGGCACTTGGCAGTgtacgcatcccaaatggcacccgattccatTTATAGTGCAGTATTTTTGACCGGTCAAAATTTGGGACTTATGTTGCAGATCGTGACTACTCCTCCTTGCTTTGTCTGCGCCTCAAACATGATAATATATCAAACCTAAGCTTTCTGTGTATGTTTTTTATAGTCAATGAAGACACTGGTGTGGTGTGACGTAGCCTACCTCCTGGTCCAATAGGACGCATCAGTCGGTTCATCTGAACATTCCAGTGTTTGACATTGGTGCTGGCCTGGCGAAGCTTCCTCTGGGCAGCCTATAAGAACACAAGACAGATTCAAAACACCCCCGCAAACACAGTAAAACATACTTAATTCTCTCACTATCTCCCGCAATCCCATCCCTGCTCACATCCCActtggcaaaaactggttgaatcaacgttgtttccacctaGTTTTAACCCAGAAAATCTTTGACCACGTTGAATCGATGTGGAAAACTAATTGGATCGACCAGGACATTTCgtattttttttctcacaatTTTTAACCTAAagccaatgacatggtgaatatTTTTAATTTCATGTTAAATTCACcatagttgacaactcaaccaaatgtaaatcgaaactagacgttgaactgacgtctgtgcccattGGGATGTGATACCCAAATAGCCAGGGCTGTTTTGAAGTACCATTAACGGTGTGGTGACTCATCACTATATAACTCTAACATTATGCACAGGTATTTATATTATATAGTGTATCTCTGCACTTACCACAACGTCCTGGTCGACTCTGTAGCGGTTGGCCCTGACCTCCTCCAGCTGCCTTTGGGCCTCCTCAAGAGCGCGGGACTTGTTCTCCATCTCTTGCCTTAGCTCCTGCTTCTCCCTCTGGGTCTTCAGGAtgtactcctcctgctcctcttgcAGCACCATCAGGGCCTTCATCTTGTCCTCCTCCTCAGACAGCAAACTGTACAATAAACGTATAGGACAAATAGAAAATCTTTAACTGGAAGACATACAGTAGATATGGCATTATGTGGTAAGAAGTTGGACGAGACACATTTAATGTTTTTAGAAACGTGACACATGCAAACTCGCAATCATCTCTCAAAAAGTATCCAGTAGGCGCCCCCTAACGCTGTTGCTTATCTCCATTACTTTtcattatatactgtacaatgttatgtcattttttttaaagcatataTGAGCCTTTAATGTCGTATTACTTCATATTTGTATGCTATAGTTGCCTTGTCTGTGAGTGTTTTGGATCTTTGAGACAAGCAGAGAGCTTGGAGCTTGGTATTTGCAGTCACAAAATTAAATAGAACAGGTTAGGATCTGTATGTTTCCCATCGAGCAGTCAGTGAATAAATGCATCAAAGCACACTGCTTATTCTTACATGTAAGATTGTGACAGACACACCATGAACACCCTATCAGTGTCAACAGATCCTACAGATCGTAGCTAGACAACTTCCTCTGTTAAACTCAACTTCCTCAGGAACCTAACTAATGCAACAGCCTCTCTTCAACAGCAATCGGCTTCTCTTAacaccatctatctctctgctGTGTACTGTGCTCTGTAAAAAGACATGCAGCTTTTACGTGCCAACTTGGTGCCTTCTCACACGATGACAGCAAGCCCTAAAATGAGCCTGTGTCTTGTAAGCAAAGTAGTGAGGGTACTAGGTTTGTGAGTGAGCGAAACAATGTCTGAATGTGTCCAGCACCCTGCcctcagcctgtgtgtgtgtatgcgagagtgtgttgcgtgcgtgcgtgggtaaCTGCctacctgcgtgtgtgtgtgtgtgtgtatccctttACCCAGTCTGTGCGTATCGAAAGACCTCTTCGTCCTGCCGAGCTTTGATCTCCTGCTGTAGAGCCTCCTCCAGACTTGTCTGCATCTCCTCCAGCTCCTTGATCCTCTTCCTCTGCCGctccgcctcctcctccttcagaaCCATCTCTGCCTGCATGGTGGCCCGCGACTGGAAGAGGAGACCCACATCAGCATGGAACATCTAAACACCCACTCCTCCAGTCTGAATCAACCTCCACCCTTCTCCTGCGCGACACAGGTAAACATTGTGCAGTCGTCACTCTTCTCCATTCATCAACACTCCTCCACCTTTCTCCTCCAAGCAACcacactcctctcttccctccaccctctcctcccctgtccttccTACACCCCTGCCCCTCCCAGTCTTCACCTCCTTTGCCTCGCGGAGCTGCACCTCCAGGGCCTGTTGCATCTCCTCATGATGCTGGCGCCGTCTCATCTCGTCCTGCTCCAGGAGGGCTTGGGCCTGCCTCTGCGCCTCCTTTAGGAGCTCCAGCTCGGCCAGCTTAcgctccttctcctcctgcagAGCCTGAAAACgttgctgctcctcctccttggCCAGCTGCCTCTTCTCCCgctgctccctctgctccctcctcttCAGCTTCAGGTCCTTGTGGAGAGAGGTCTTCCCTTCAGTGTGTAGACGGATGGCTGTCTGAATGGCTGGGGGTGAAGGGAGGGACAGGATGTCAGTACTCAGTATATGCTTACTGCTTGACTTTGAATAATCAACCCAGTAATCAACCCAACATATAGGGCAGGGGGAATCGTTGCCTTCACTACTTTTGTCATAAGTATGATAGTTGTTATAAGCTTGGTAATTCATCATATCACTAAATAATTGTGTCAACAACATGTAAATGCTCAATTAACAAATTATTAATTGTGGTACCTGCAGTCCATTCCTGTCTCTGCTTGGTGTCCGAGGCACTCATCTCGTAGGTCTTGGACAGAGTTTTCAGACAGAACATACACCTCTTCCCATCCCGGTCTGACAGCACCTGATCAACAGGAGAAGTACTCATTGTGACACATTTGcacaatgtatatatatttgttgtaCATTCATTGTAAATTCATTTCTATTTTTAGCTATTTCAAATTAAGCATATGAGGGAGGGATGTGTTTACCCTGTAGCTCTGATTGAATAAGTTATTCCTATCTGTCACCCATTCTCAAAAAGGAGCAGGCCCATCTCAGCTGTGCCTGTCCCCAGGTCCCACCCCACCTCAAACCCAGTCTACCTCCACACAGCAGTTCCCATCCAGAGCAATGCTTCCCTGGCGCTCCTTGCGGTCCTCACTGGTGTAGTAATCCAGGGTAATCGGCCTCAGGGTGAACCAGCGCTCCTTCCAGTTCCTCCTCAGCTGACTCTTTTTCCACAGGTACCCCTGTAGGCAACAGAGTCAACCCACACAGAACTGACACAATCAACACACGTCACTGAAACAGAATTAGAGGTCACAGGCAGGTAGGCAGATGGCAAGAaattcagacaggcagacagtatagagatgctgtattgttgttctgttgtttttaAGTACCCTACCTCTTTGAGGACCTCAGCAACTATCTCCCTGTAGACCTCCTCTATGGCCATGCTGGTGATTTCCTGGCCCATGCCTCTGGTTATCTTCCCAGTGTTCATCATCTCCAGGAAGGACCAGACAGTGAAACCATTCTGTCGCACTGCATCCTGGGAGATGAAGTCTTCCAGCTCCACGCAGTTGAGCTCAACACTCATGGCCATGCAAATCTTCTTCAGGAGATATTCCACCTGAATAATTCAAACAAAACACAAATAATTTGTTTGTAAAAGGGATGAATTGGTTTATGGGGGGAATggttgcctttcaattgttttgtAATTGGTTTATAATCTGAGTCTCAATCTCGATCTTGTTTATTTTAATAATCCGTCACGACTCAAGATAATATTTGGATGATAATGTAACCTATGCTTTTGTTTTCAGTGAAACCACCCCGACTGCTGGTTGTTACTCTGAGGCACTGTAGTGCCCTGCTCTGAAATCTGTGGCTTATCACAATCATACTGCCAACACCGGTTGTGAAAAACAGACTACAGGCTGAAACCAAAAGCCATGCTACAAGTGACATACAAGCCCATATTTAGGTATTGAAAGACACACAGCAATCAGTAGGAAGAAAAACATTCCTCACGGGTTTGCTATATTTAGCAACCCtctctcagagcatttcgtattattctatACGTAATTCTGACACTAtttagtatgatactgtatgttacgttttgtatgttatgtattaatttgtggatatcCATCACCCATTACGTAAgttgttacaaat from Oncorhynchus tshawytscha isolate Ot180627B linkage group LG22, Otsh_v2.0, whole genome shotgun sequence carries:
- the LOC112221651 gene encoding differentially expressed in FDCP 6 homolog, whose product is MDLRSELLKSIWYGFTALDLEKSGKVSKSQLKVLSHNLCTVLSIPHDPVALEEHFRDDDDGPVSSQGYMPYLNKYILDKVEEGCFVKEQVDELCWTLTAKKNYKPAKDNKNVLPGKDAFHLWSLFNFLSEDKYPLVMVPDEVEYLLKKICMAMSVELNCVELEDFISQDAVRQNGFTVWSFLEMMNTGKITRGMGQEITSMAIEEVYREIVAEVLKEGYLWKKSQLRRNWKERWFTLRPITLDYYTSEDRKERQGSIALDGNCCVEVLSDRDGKRCMFCLKTLSKTYEMSASDTKQRQEWTAAIQTAIRLHTEGKTSLHKDLKLKRREQREQREKRQLAKEEEQQRFQALQEEKERKLAELELLKEAQRQAQALLEQDEMRRRQHHEEMQQALEVQLREAKESRATMQAEMVLKEEEAERQRKRIKELEEMQTSLEEALQQEIKARQDEEVFRYAQTGLLSEEEDKMKALMVLQEEQEEYILKTQREKQELRQEMENKSRALEEAQRQLEEVRANRYRVDQDVVAAQRKLRQASTNVKHWNVQMNRLMRPIGPGEKRPSGGGSFSSFQIPSQRDPGLRLRQRSEEPDEESKENVDNSSSAGSGCEGERKERRLSQASNGDMDIP